Proteins from one Ignavibacteriales bacterium genomic window:
- a CDS encoding BrxA/BrxB family bacilliredoxin: protein MFTINQKAPIYDSEAVQPMRDELLYVGFEEATTPEKVDSYLKQQNDKTVFVMINSVCGCAAGSARPGAALALQNNIIPDKIITVFAGQDRDAVDHFRNNYLKSLPPSSPFMALYKNGELVYTMQRHQIEGRYSEEIAEELQKVFQQYCSAQGPSISKEMYDKLIHAKTCGSKIPLNEN from the coding sequence ATGTTCACCATAAATCAGAAAGCACCAATTTATGATTCGGAAGCAGTTCAGCCAATGAGAGATGAATTGCTTTACGTAGGTTTTGAAGAAGCAACAACTCCCGAAAAAGTTGACAGCTATCTTAAACAACAAAATGATAAAACAGTATTTGTAATGATCAATTCTGTTTGCGGTTGCGCTGCAGGAAGCGCCCGTCCCGGTGCAGCTTTAGCTTTACAGAATAATATTATACCGGATAAAATTATTACTGTGTTTGCAGGACAGGATCGCGATGCAGTTGATCATTTCCGGAATAATTATTTAAAAAGTTTACCGCCGTCATCACCGTTTATGGCGCTTTATAAGAATGGTGAATTAGTTTACACAATGCAACGTCATCAAATTGAAGGAAGATATTCTGAAGAGATTGCAGAAGAACTTCAAAAAGTATTTCAACAATATTGTTCTGCGCAAGGTCCTTCAATTTCTAAAGAGATGTACGATAAATTAATTCATGCAAAAACGTGCGGAAGCAAAATTCCATTGAACGAGAACTAA
- the sufD gene encoding Fe-S cluster assembly protein SufD, with protein sequence MNNIEHKSANEWYVSKFKSFEDKLNGQSKSFLHDIRKNALISLAELSFPTNRNEEWKYTNVTPILKQNFIPALISTLHKFRKEEIKPLLFKDFDYHLIVFVNGLFAEELSEIGNLPKGVVVDGLNRITKNNPDSISKYINKLSKIDNAFNALNTAYSYDGLVVILPDGMILEKPIQVLYLNSSKDDLVLSTPRNLIVAGKNSQVSVITNYNGYSNKTYFSNIITEVYVEENAIVDFYKIQNENDESYHIEKVQAIQKKNSVFNHYNINFGGAIVRNDINTLHDDQNIETHYYGLYLAHGKQHVDNHTFVDHAKPNCMSNELYKGILDDNSRGVFNGKIIVRRDAQKTNAYQQNKTILLSKTATIDTKPQLEIFADDVKCSHGATVGHLDDTSEFYIRSRGVPQELAKSMLIRAFANDVIDTVKIEPLKEQINHMIFEHLHRVEVGNEQ encoded by the coding sequence ATGAATAATATAGAACATAAAAGTGCTAACGAGTGGTACGTATCAAAGTTTAAATCATTTGAAGATAAATTGAACGGTCAATCAAAATCCTTTTTGCATGATATACGCAAGAACGCACTAATAAGTTTGGCTGAACTTAGTTTTCCAACAAACCGAAATGAAGAATGGAAATACACAAACGTAACACCGATTCTTAAACAGAATTTTATTCCGGCATTAATTTCAACTCTTCATAAATTCAGAAAGGAAGAAATCAAACCATTGCTCTTTAAGGATTTTGACTATCACTTAATAGTTTTTGTAAATGGATTATTTGCGGAAGAACTTAGTGAGATTGGTAATTTACCAAAAGGTGTTGTTGTTGATGGATTGAATAGAATCACAAAAAATAATCCCGACTCGATTAGTAAGTACATAAATAAACTTTCGAAGATTGATAATGCATTTAATGCTTTGAATACAGCTTACTCGTATGATGGACTTGTTGTTATTCTTCCGGATGGAATGATCTTAGAAAAACCAATTCAAGTTCTCTATTTGAATTCAAGCAAGGATGATCTTGTACTTTCAACACCAAGAAATTTAATTGTAGCCGGAAAGAATTCGCAAGTAAGTGTAATTACAAATTATAATGGTTACAGCAACAAAACTTATTTCAGCAATATCATTACAGAAGTTTATGTTGAAGAAAATGCAATTGTAGATTTTTATAAGATTCAAAACGAAAACGATGAATCATATCATATTGAGAAAGTGCAGGCAATTCAAAAGAAGAACAGTGTCTTCAATCATTATAATATAAATTTCGGCGGAGCGATTGTACGCAACGATATAAATACTTTGCACGATGATCAAAACATCGAAACACATTATTATGGATTATATCTGGCGCATGGTAAACAGCACGTTGATAATCATACTTTTGTAGATCATGCAAAACCGAATTGTATGAGCAACGAACTTTACAAAGGAATTCTTGACGACAATTCGCGTGGTGTATTTAACGGAAAAATAATTGTTAGACGAGATGCTCAGAAGACGAATGCATATCAGCAGAATAAAACAATTTTACTTTCTAAAACGGCAACAATAGATACAAAACCTCAGCTTGAAATTTTTGCCGATGATGTAAAATGTTCTCACGGTGCAACAGTCGGGCATCTTGATGATACTTCCGAATTTTATATTAGATCCCGCGGAGTTCCGCAAGAATTGGCAAAATCAATGTTGATCCGGGCATTTGCCAATGATGTAATTGATACAGTAAAGATTGAGCCGCTTAAAGAACAAATAAATCATATGATATTTGAACATTTGCATAGAGTAGAAGTCGGAAACGAACAATAG
- a CDS encoding T9SS type A sorting domain-containing protein: MLKRISLFVLVISFGISLLIFKSYNYESNSSFIRSEGENEESLEKKKQTAIERNEYFFMLLRDPRTNSIPENIREKEIAFASKIPKSEERLMKGLNALAFNWKEAGPFDVGGRTRTIAIDIASSNNVIAAGVSGGIWKSTDKGATWYSKSSKTGILSVTSIAQDPRPSFQTYWYAVGGEFDGNSARSRGGNASFYGGGFYKSTDNGETWNLIQYANSLYNPSSTSWNSYFSYASKVVVSPTGNVFVCSNAGAILKSTDGGSTWTINRGQLNDHYYTDLIINKNGVMVSYLSQLNSSGTNLTVPGLFKSTDDGLNWSSITPVDFPTSFSRSVMSFSTSNPNLFFSLTNTGIPIGSPSKDDVRLFKINISTGVSTDLSANLPDFTSTNSKGYFDTQGDYNMAIAVHPQNENIVFIGGTNLFRSLDGFATKLISPTNDPKINWIGGYGYISSFFYPGLHPDIHTIVFDQNNPNQIWVGHDGGISYYSDATTTNYPTFFPWVNMDNHYNVTQYYTMAISATFGDTRIFGGTQDNGSPFFRWDGTTASSSIDVTTGDGSYSYIGSQVFNYYSYSYGSTQNGSVYRFGTYYTGDINTSNWSEITPVAATGMKFVNPFAVDPSDENFMYYIAGNILWRDSSLSTIPLYQNKTSQGWKSIDLQIGAGYSFSTLAVSRTQNILYLAASSTSSQPKIYKMSNSKTSTTATEITPSNFPALNIAGGVPNGSYIHGIAINSDNANEVLVVLSNYNVKSLWYTNDGGASWSDVEGNLSGPTGPSVRSATILPTTSSTSGKVYLIGTSTGVYSTTLLNGSSTLWAQEGSNVIGNVVVEYITSRKSDGTVVAATHGRGAFVGTNYIQTGIENENNLPTSFQLEQNYPNPFNPTTVISYQLSAVSNVKLQVYDVLGKLVATLVNGKVEAGNHKVDFNASMLASGVYIYKLTTGNYNESKKMILMK; encoded by the coding sequence ATGTTGAAAAGAATTTCTCTTTTTGTTTTAGTTATATCATTTGGAATTTCCCTACTGATATTTAAATCATATAACTATGAATCTAATTCCTCCTTTATAAGAAGCGAAGGAGAAAATGAAGAGTCTCTGGAAAAGAAAAAACAAACTGCAATAGAGAGAAACGAATACTTCTTTATGCTTCTCAGAGATCCAAGAACAAATTCAATTCCGGAAAATATTCGTGAAAAGGAAATTGCATTTGCTTCTAAAATACCCAAATCGGAAGAGAGATTAATGAAAGGATTAAATGCTCTGGCATTTAATTGGAAAGAAGCCGGTCCTTTCGATGTTGGCGGAAGAACACGCACCATTGCTATAGATATAGCAAGTAGTAATAATGTTATCGCTGCTGGTGTTTCCGGAGGAATTTGGAAATCTACAGACAAAGGAGCGACATGGTATTCTAAAAGCAGTAAGACTGGTATCTTAAGTGTAACATCAATTGCTCAAGATCCAAGACCGAGTTTTCAAACTTATTGGTATGCTGTCGGCGGAGAGTTTGACGGAAACAGTGCAAGATCTCGGGGTGGCAATGCTAGTTTTTACGGCGGCGGATTTTATAAATCAACAGATAACGGAGAGACATGGAATTTAATACAATATGCTAATTCTCTTTATAACCCAAGCAGTACAAGCTGGAATAGTTATTTCTCTTATGCTTCAAAAGTAGTTGTTAGTCCGACTGGAAATGTATTTGTATGTTCAAATGCTGGTGCTATTCTCAAATCAACTGATGGAGGATCTACTTGGACGATTAATCGGGGACAATTGAATGATCACTATTATACAGATTTGATAATTAATAAAAATGGTGTGATGGTTAGTTATTTATCGCAACTAAATTCTTCAGGAACTAATCTAACAGTACCGGGATTATTTAAATCAACAGATGATGGATTAAATTGGTCAAGTATAACTCCGGTTGATTTTCCGACATCTTTTTCCAGATCTGTAATGTCATTCAGCACATCAAATCCAAATTTGTTTTTTAGTTTAACAAACACAGGTATTCCAATTGGCTCACCAAGTAAAGACGATGTTCGGTTATTTAAAATAAATATTTCTACAGGTGTCTCTACTGATTTGTCAGCTAATCTTCCCGATTTTACATCTACTAATAGCAAAGGATATTTTGACACACAAGGCGATTACAACATGGCAATAGCTGTTCATCCGCAAAATGAAAATATTGTTTTTATTGGAGGTACTAATTTATTCAGATCACTTGATGGTTTTGCTACAAAACTAATCTCCCCGACAAACGATCCAAAAATAAATTGGATTGGAGGCTATGGTTATATATCAAGCTTTTTCTATCCGGGTTTACATCCCGATATACATACTATAGTATTTGATCAGAATAATCCAAACCAAATTTGGGTGGGTCATGATGGAGGAATTAGTTATTACTCTGATGCAACAACAACAAACTATCCAACATTCTTTCCTTGGGTTAATATGGATAATCATTATAATGTTACACAATATTATACAATGGCAATTTCAGCAACTTTCGGTGATACACGTATCTTCGGTGGAACACAGGATAACGGTTCACCATTTTTTAGATGGGACGGAACTACCGCAAGCAGCTCAATTGATGTGACTACGGGCGACGGTTCTTATTCATATATAGGTTCTCAAGTTTTTAACTATTATTCTTATTCTTATGGCTCTACACAAAACGGCTCAGTTTACCGATTCGGAACCTACTATACTGGTGATATTAACACAAGTAATTGGTCGGAAATAACTCCTGTGGCGGCAACAGGAATGAAATTTGTTAATCCGTTTGCTGTTGATCCAAGCGATGAAAATTTCATGTATTACATTGCAGGAAACATTTTATGGAGGGATAGTTCTTTGTCAACAATCCCACTTTATCAGAATAAAACTTCACAAGGTTGGAAATCTATTGATCTACAAATTGGTGCAGGATATTCCTTTTCTACTTTAGCAGTTTCAAGAACACAAAACATTCTTTATTTAGCGGCTTCATCAACATCTAGTCAACCTAAAATTTATAAGATGAGTAATTCTAAAACTTCAACCACTGCAACTGAAATTACACCATCAAATTTTCCTGCACTAAATATAGCAGGGGGTGTTCCTAATGGTTCTTATATTCATGGAATTGCAATCAACTCCGATAATGCAAATGAAGTTTTAGTAGTATTATCAAATTACAATGTTAAAAGTTTATGGTACACAAATGACGGCGGTGCAAGTTGGTCTGATGTAGAAGGAAATTTAAGCGGGCCGACTGGTCCCTCTGTTCGTTCAGCAACAATTCTTCCAACTACTAGTTCCACTTCCGGCAAAGTTTATTTAATAGGAACGAGTACCGGAGTTTATTCTACAACTCTATTGAACGGTAGTAGTACGTTGTGGGCACAAGAAGGATCAAACGTAATTGGTAATGTTGTGGTGGAATATATTACATCAAGAAAATCTGATGGAACTGTTGTTGCGGCAACGCACGGACGCGGTGCATTTGTTGGAACAAATTATATTCAAACTGGAATTGAAAATGAAAATAATCTTCCTACAAGTTTTCAGCTTGAACAGAATTACCCAAATCCTTTTAATCCAACAACAGTTATCAGTTATCAGCTTTCAGCTGTTAGCAATGTTAAGCTCCAAGTTTATGATGTACTTGGAAAGTTAGTTGCTACTTTGGTTAATGGAAAGGTTGAAGCAGGCAATCATAAAGTTGATTTCAATGCTTCGATGTTAGCAAGCGGAGTTTATATTTATAAATTAACTACCGGAAATTATAACGAATCTAAAAAAATGATATTGATGAAATAA
- a CDS encoding deoxyhypusine synthase, translating into MPTKKDFLKETIQHFDIKEHNVIKLVDSMEKMAFSARDLNRAAQIYDKMLRDKDCAVILTLAGSLFSAGLKRVVYDLITNNMIDAIVSTGAIMVDQDFFEALGFKHYIGTPFVDDNVMRDLHIDRIYDTFIDEDELRICDDTTAKIFDSLEPRPYSSRELLWNFGKYLDESGGPKVDDSVIYAAYKHNVPIFVPAFSDCSAGFGIIVHQTKNPEKHLSFDSGKDFLELTQIKLNSKESGIFMIGGGVPKNFTQDIVVAAEILQENAPMHKYAVQITVADVRDGALSSSTLKEASSWGKVETTYEQMVYSEATIAMPLIAGYAYHKGAWKNRAKKEFQKLFTKKVNV; encoded by the coding sequence ATGCCGACAAAGAAGGATTTCTTAAAAGAAACTATTCAACACTTCGATATAAAAGAACACAACGTTATTAAGTTGGTTGATTCGATGGAGAAGATGGCTTTTAGCGCACGCGACCTTAATCGTGCGGCTCAAATCTATGATAAGATGCTTCGTGATAAAGATTGCGCTGTTATTTTAACTCTTGCAGGAAGTTTATTCAGTGCAGGATTAAAAAGAGTTGTTTACGATCTGATTACAAACAACATGATTGATGCAATTGTATCAACCGGTGCAATAATGGTTGATCAAGATTTTTTTGAAGCGCTCGGATTCAAACATTACATCGGTACACCTTTCGTTGATGATAATGTTATGCGCGATCTTCACATTGATAGAATTTATGATACGTTTATTGACGAAGATGAACTCCGCATTTGTGATGACACCACAGCAAAGATTTTTGATTCACTTGAGCCGAGACCATATTCTTCAAGAGAACTTCTCTGGAATTTTGGTAAATACCTTGATGAAAGCGGCGGACCAAAAGTTGATGACAGTGTTATCTACGCTGCATACAAACATAATGTCCCGATCTTTGTTCCCGCATTCTCTGATTGCTCGGCAGGATTTGGAATAATTGTTCACCAAACAAAAAATCCGGAGAAACATCTTTCATTCGATTCCGGAAAAGATTTTCTTGAACTCACTCAAATAAAATTAAACAGTAAAGAATCCGGAATCTTTATGATTGGCGGCGGTGTTCCCAAAAACTTTACACAAGATATTGTTGTTGCTGCAGAAATACTTCAAGAGAATGCACCAATGCATAAATATGCTGTTCAAATTACAGTTGCAGATGTTCGTGACGGCGCTCTTTCATCATCTACACTTAAAGAAGCAAGTTCATGGGGAAAAGTTGAAACTACTTATGAACAGATGGTTTATTCGGAAGCGACAATTGCAATGCCTTTAATTGCCGGTTATGCTTATCATAAAGGTGCATGGAAGAATAGAGCTAAAAAAGAATTTCAAAAATTATTTACTAAAAAAGTTAATGTTTAA
- a CDS encoding Rrf2 family transcriptional regulator yields the protein MKFTSQEEYGLRCLLRIAKFYTVEKSFTIPEISRAEGITEHNAGKILRVLRIGGLLESSRGQIGGYTLTRPPEQISVGNILKVLGGRLFDDEFCNTHTGAMDICTNSIDCSVRSLWKLIQDSVDSVVDKMTLKDLMGNEKFLFEFSNSRSN from the coding sequence ATGAAATTCACTTCTCAAGAAGAATATGGTTTAAGATGTTTACTCCGTATAGCAAAATTTTATACTGTGGAAAAATCTTTTACTATTCCGGAGATAAGCAGAGCAGAAGGAATAACAGAACACAACGCCGGCAAAATTTTACGCGTACTTCGTATTGGCGGATTATTGGAAAGTTCACGAGGACAAATTGGTGGTTACACTTTAACCCGTCCGCCGGAACAGATATCTGTTGGTAATATTCTTAAAGTATTGGGCGGAAGATTGTTTGATGATGAGTTTTGCAATACACATACCGGCGCAATGGATATTTGCACTAACTCAATTGATTGTTCTGTCCGTTCATTATGGAAATTAATCCAGGACTCTGTTGATTCCGTGGTGGATAAAATGACGTTGAAAGATTTAATGGGAAACGAGAAATTTCTATTTGAGTTTTCCAACAGCAGAAGTAATTAA
- a CDS encoding cysteine desulfurase, with protein MINTITEIKRKFEIEKIRNDFPILKRLVNGKLLVYLDNAATSQKPQSVIDALTQYYSFDNANIHRGLYFLSELATEQYETARLKVKELINALSASEIIFVRGTTEAINLVASSLCRAKHFKDGDEVIISHMEHHANIVPWQLMGDRKKIKLKVIPINDSGELDLEAYEKLITEKTKLVSVVHISNSLGTINPVIEIAHSHGVPVLLDGAQAVPHFKVDVQDLNADFYAFSGHKIFGPTGIGVLYGKTEWLEMMPPYQGGGDMIRTVTFEKTTFDDLPRKFEAGTPNIAGGIGLGAAIDYINQFDRNDLVTHENLLLDYATEKLSQVEGLRIIGTAKEKASVVSFVIDGIHPYDIGTIIDTDGIAIRTGHHCTQPLMARFNVPATARASFAFYNTKEEIDKLLLGIQKVKKMFA; from the coding sequence ATGATAAACACAATTACGGAAATAAAGAGAAAATTTGAAATCGAAAAAATTCGAAATGATTTTCCAATTCTCAAACGATTAGTTAACGGAAAATTATTGGTCTATCTCGATAACGCAGCAACATCACAAAAACCACAATCAGTTATTGATGCACTTACTCAATACTATTCTTTTGATAATGCAAATATTCATCGCGGTTTATATTTCTTAAGTGAATTAGCGACCGAACAATATGAAACTGCACGCCTTAAAGTAAAAGAATTAATTAATGCATTAAGTGCTTCGGAAATAATTTTTGTTCGAGGAACAACCGAAGCAATTAATCTTGTTGCGTCTTCACTTTGCAGAGCAAAACATTTTAAGGATGGCGATGAAGTAATTATTTCGCACATGGAACATCATGCGAACATTGTTCCCTGGCAATTAATGGGCGATAGAAAAAAAATTAAATTGAAAGTCATTCCAATCAATGATTCTGGTGAACTCGATTTAGAAGCTTATGAGAAACTGATCACTGAAAAAACAAAACTTGTTTCGGTAGTTCACATATCAAACTCATTGGGAACAATCAATCCCGTAATAGAGATTGCTCACTCACACGGGGTTCCCGTTCTTCTCGATGGCGCTCAGGCAGTTCCGCATTTCAAAGTTGATGTTCAGGATCTTAACGCAGATTTTTATGCATTCTCCGGACATAAAATTTTTGGACCGACCGGCATTGGCGTACTTTACGGTAAAACGGAATGGCTGGAAATGATGCCTCCATATCAAGGCGGCGGTGATATGATTAGAACAGTAACATTTGAAAAAACTACATTCGATGATCTACCGCGAAAGTTTGAAGCAGGAACTCCCAATATTGCCGGCGGAATTGGTCTCGGTGCTGCCATTGATTATATAAATCAATTTGATAGAAATGATTTAGTAACGCATGAAAATTTATTATTGGATTATGCGACAGAAAAACTTTCTCAAGTGGAAGGGTTACGAATAATCGGAACTGCAAAAGAGAAAGCATCAGTTGTTTCATTCGTGATAGACGGAATACATCCTTATGATATCGGAACTATTATAGATACAGACGGTATTGCAATACGTACAGGACATCATTGCACTCAACCGCTGATGGCAAGATTTAATGTGCCGGCAACAGCAAGAGCTTCATTTGCATTTTATAATACTAAAGAAGAAATAGATAAACTTTTACTTGGAATTCAAAAAGTAAAAAAAATGTTTGCGTGA
- a CDS encoding DUF59 domain-containing protein: MVDKVKLEQAVVDALRTCFDPEIPVDIWELGLIYGIKIDDEGNTYIKMTLTSPACPVAGSLLGEVKEKVKSVKGVKDVYVDLVWEPAWSMEKMTEEAKLQLGFL; this comes from the coding sequence ATGGTAGATAAAGTAAAATTAGAACAAGCTGTAGTTGATGCTCTCAGAACTTGTTTCGATCCGGAAATTCCGGTTGATATTTGGGAATTAGGATTGATATACGGAATCAAGATTGATGACGAAGGGAATACATATATTAAAATGACTTTGACTTCTCCAGCTTGTCCTGTTGCAGGAAGTTTACTCGGTGAAGTAAAAGAAAAAGTGAAAAGTGTTAAAGGCGTTAAAGATGTTTATGTTGATTTGGTTTGGGAACCGGCTTGGAGTATGGAAAAAATGACTGAAGAAGCAAAATTGCAATTAGGTTTTTTATAA